One segment of Rubripirellula amarantea DNA contains the following:
- a CDS encoding BaiN/RdsA family NAD(P)/FAD-dependent oxidoreductase: MTANVKQIVVIGAGAAGMVAATQAALRGARVILLEKNSKTGVKILMSGGTRCNITHNTDARGITEAFGKAKRFLQPSVGRFSPTDVVKMFNDAGVGTKVESTGKIFPVSNRAVQVRDALHQLAIDSGVELRLRTSVKDVKRHQADGKNQWSVVTENQTADSITTESLTADAVIITAGGRSWPGCGTTGDAYAWLTQLGHTIVRTRPALVPLVGGTAWMRSLSGITLEDCVATVRQKNEQGEVKTGRKAVLTSRRASMLLTHFGLSGPAAMDVSGVMTEARSMNNVHLEIDVVPEIDEASLNHCFAASNPDSAKRNVSTIISRMLPQRMADCIVQSIGTDCTVAQLPATMRRDLITQLKRMPVSITGTKGFEKAEVTAGGVALSEVDPKTMQSRLHPGLFIAGEVLDVDGWIGGYNFQSAFSTGHLAGSIAAEN; the protein is encoded by the coding sequence ATGACAGCTAATGTCAAACAAATCGTCGTTATTGGTGCAGGAGCAGCGGGGATGGTCGCCGCAACGCAGGCCGCGCTGCGAGGCGCCCGCGTGATCTTGTTGGAGAAAAATTCAAAGACAGGCGTCAAAATTCTGATGTCCGGCGGCACCCGCTGCAACATCACGCACAACACCGACGCTCGCGGCATCACCGAGGCATTCGGGAAAGCCAAGCGATTCCTGCAGCCCAGTGTGGGCCGGTTCAGTCCGACCGATGTGGTGAAAATGTTCAATGATGCCGGCGTGGGCACGAAGGTCGAATCGACCGGCAAGATCTTTCCCGTTTCGAATCGGGCGGTTCAAGTCCGTGACGCACTACATCAATTGGCGATTGATTCAGGCGTTGAGCTCCGATTGCGGACCTCCGTGAAGGACGTTAAGCGTCATCAAGCCGACGGCAAGAACCAATGGTCCGTCGTTACAGAAAACCAGACTGCTGACTCGATCACAACCGAGTCTTTAACCGCCGACGCAGTCATCATCACGGCGGGCGGAAGGAGTTGGCCGGGTTGTGGAACTACCGGCGATGCTTACGCATGGTTAACGCAACTGGGGCATACCATTGTGCGCACTCGTCCTGCCTTGGTTCCATTGGTTGGTGGCACGGCGTGGATGCGGTCGCTTTCGGGAATCACGCTTGAAGACTGCGTTGCTACGGTACGCCAGAAAAACGAACAAGGTGAAGTAAAGACCGGACGCAAAGCTGTGCTGACCTCGCGACGTGCATCGATGTTGTTGACGCACTTTGGGTTATCGGGCCCGGCTGCCATGGACGTCAGCGGAGTGATGACCGAGGCTCGGTCCATGAACAACGTGCACTTGGAAATAGACGTGGTGCCAGAGATCGACGAAGCAAGTCTGAACCATTGCTTTGCCGCCAGTAACCCAGACTCGGCCAAGCGAAACGTGTCAACGATCATTAGCCGAATGTTGCCGCAACGCATGGCGGACTGCATCGTGCAGAGCATCGGTACCGATTGCACGGTGGCACAGTTGCCCGCGACGATGCGGCGCGACTTGATCACTCAGCTTAAGCGTATGCCGGTTTCGATCACGGGAACCAAGGGGTTCGAAAAGGCAGAAGTGACAGCCGGTGGCGTGGCGTTAAGCGAAGTCGACCCCAAGACGATGCAAAGCCGATTGCATCCTGGTTTGTTCATCGCTGGCGAAGTGTTGGACGTGGATGGTTGGATCGGCGGTTACAATTTTCAGTCTGCATTCAGCACGGGGCACCTCGCAGGAAGCATTGCTGCGGAGAACTAA